One window of the Spirochaetota bacterium genome contains the following:
- the cbiQ gene encoding cobalt ECF transporter T component CbiQ, with translation MTFLDKTIRSIAAIIKSSYVYWEMAEKDGLFQKLDPRLKVIFMLYFIVIVSLLRSLYAELAISAFVFMLIALSRLNIFYMYKRIIGFAFFFGFLIALPSAFNVITRGEIILPVAALPRSYQFWIYSIPKEIGVTGEGAFGVAMLTLRVANSIGISLLVIHTTPFFEIIRALKVFRVPDTFLMIIILTYKYIFIFSKTVEDMYLAMKSRLVGVADSAAVRDLIAGRIFFLFKRSQLRYEETYRAMVSRGFAGDIELYSFRSFTARDAAAGVLLAAAGAVILVIGII, from the coding sequence TTGACCTTCCTTGATAAAACGATACGATCTATCGCGGCCATCATCAAATCGAGCTACGTGTACTGGGAGATGGCGGAGAAGGACGGCCTGTTCCAGAAACTTGATCCCCGCCTTAAGGTCATATTCATGTTATACTTTATAGTTATCGTCAGCCTTCTCCGAAGCCTGTATGCGGAGCTGGCCATATCGGCCTTTGTCTTCATGCTGATAGCCCTTTCCCGGCTGAATATATTCTACATGTATAAACGGATCATCGGTTTCGCATTTTTCTTCGGCTTTCTCATCGCCCTGCCGTCGGCCTTCAACGTGATCACCCGCGGCGAGATCATTCTGCCGGTGGCGGCGCTGCCGCGCTCCTATCAATTCTGGATATACTCGATTCCGAAAGAGATCGGCGTCACCGGGGAGGGCGCCTTCGGCGTGGCCATGCTGACCCTGCGGGTGGCCAATTCCATAGGCATCTCCCTCCTGGTCATCCATACCACGCCCTTTTTCGAGATCATCAGGGCCCTGAAGGTCTTCCGCGTGCCCGACACTTTTCTCATGATCATCATCCTTACATATAAATACATTTTCATTTTCTCGAAAACGGTCGAGGATATGTACCTTGCCATGAAGAGCCGCCTGGTCGGCGTCGCTGACAGCGCGGCGGTCAGGGATCTCATAGCGGGACGCATCTTTTTTCTTTTCAAGAGATCGCAGCTGCGCTATGAGGAGACGTACCGGGCCATGGTGAGCCGCGGGTTCGCCGGGGATATCGAGCTTTACAGCTTCAGGTCTTTCACCGCGCGGGACGCGGCCGCCGGCGTTCTACTGGCGGCGGCAGGGGCAGTTATATTGGTGATAGGGATAATATGA
- a CDS encoding cobalamin biosynthesis protein gives MSPFQRKLLAILIVMAVISPIGVYLPARFNAGDAWGEWSTETIEKMIGFVPVKLKETADLWKAPIPDYNLGDEKSGFAIQALSYVLSGVFGILLCVLVLFGISKLLVKK, from the coding sequence ATGAGCCCCTTCCAGAGAAAACTCCTGGCCATACTTATCGTCATGGCCGTCATCTCTCCCATCGGCGTGTATCTTCCGGCGCGGTTCAACGCCGGGGACGCCTGGGGCGAGTGGTCGACTGAAACCATCGAGAAAATGATCGGCTTCGTGCCGGTGAAACTGAAAGAGACCGCGGACCTGTGGAAAGCCCCGATACCGGATTACAACCTGGGGGATGAAAAATCCGGTTTCGCGATTCAGGCCCTATCCTATGTTCTGTCCGGTGTTTTTGGCATTCTCCTCTGTGTCCTGGTGCTGTTCGGCATCTCGAAATTGCTCGTAAAAAAGTAA
- the cbiM gene encoding cobalt transporter CbiM — protein MHIPDGYLSPQTYVPLYAVFAGFLAAALRKVRQTLSAKNIPYLGMASAFSFLIMMFNVPIPGGTTGHAVGASIVALVLGPWTAVVAVSVALIIQAFLFGDGGITAIGANCFNMAVVMPFVSILVFKLVRWKAAGGWRVYLAAFLSGYIGIFAAALVTAVEFGIQPLIASADGKPLYAPYGLEIALPAMAIEHLVLFGIIEGVVTLLVLIYFIKNDRDSVYALGEVK, from the coding sequence ATGCACATACCCGACGGATATTTAAGCCCCCAGACCTATGTGCCGCTCTACGCGGTGTTCGCGGGATTCCTGGCGGCCGCGTTGCGAAAAGTGCGGCAGACACTTTCGGCTAAGAACATCCCCTACCTGGGCATGGCTTCGGCTTTTTCCTTTCTCATCATGATGTTCAACGTCCCGATCCCCGGCGGCACCACGGGCCATGCCGTGGGGGCCTCCATCGTGGCCCTGGTGCTGGGGCCATGGACGGCCGTGGTGGCCGTTTCGGTGGCCCTCATCATCCAGGCCTTTCTCTTCGGCGACGGCGGCATCACCGCCATAGGCGCCAACTGCTTCAACATGGCGGTGGTGATGCCCTTCGTCTCGATCCTCGTGTTCAAGCTTGTCCGCTGGAAGGCGGCCGGCGGATGGAGGGTCTACCTTGCCGCGTTCCTTTCCGGCTATATCGGCATTTTCGCGGCGGCCCTGGTCACGGCGGTGGAATTCGGCATCCAGCCCCTCATCGCGTCGGCGGACGGAAAGCCGCTCTACGCGCCCTACGGGCTGGAGATAGCGCTGCCGGCCATGGCCATCGAGCACCTGGTCCTCTTCGGCATCATAGAGGGGGTGGTGACCCTCCTCGTGCTCATCTACTTCATTAAAAACGACCGCGACAGCGTCTATGCCCTCGGGGAGGTGAAGTGA
- a CDS encoding transporter, which yields MKHVRLYDVRGIYAVIAALLIGLFAPIPVYALHPLITDDAVMQGKGVFELELNYQFSHDRYSEIAREPKEVTESGLEGQSVFGKRHVRENVHQAGVGLAYGVIDAVDIAFAVPFQSVYYRNRHFYYTGPLQGLYMKQTEMENGLGDISAEVKWKIFEYKALSLALKPGIIIPTGNCSKGLGAGKFGAYGYFITTLDLKMVLLHLNIGYIRNQNRINEREDIWHASLAGEFWVVKDRFRLVANIGLDRNKDKRSRIHDAYLLGGGILTVSDSCDLDLGFKYSIQSKQWESPGPDYSILAGATIWFGYVPKSGAEVNVKEGEK from the coding sequence ATGAAACATGTACGGCTGTATGATGTGCGGGGTATTTATGCCGTGATTGCCGCTCTGCTGATCGGATTATTCGCGCCCATCCCTGTATACGCTCTGCACCCTCTTATAACCGATGACGCGGTCATGCAGGGCAAAGGCGTGTTCGAGCTTGAGCTCAACTACCAGTTCAGCCATGACCGGTACTCTGAAATAGCGCGGGAACCGAAGGAGGTGACCGAGAGCGGGCTTGAAGGGCAGTCCGTCTTCGGCAAGCGCCATGTGCGGGAGAATGTTCACCAGGCCGGGGTCGGCCTGGCCTACGGCGTCATAGACGCCGTCGATATCGCTTTCGCCGTCCCTTTTCAGAGCGTGTATTACCGGAACCGGCATTTTTACTATACCGGCCCCCTCCAGGGCCTGTACATGAAGCAAACCGAAATGGAAAACGGCCTCGGAGACATCAGCGCCGAAGTGAAATGGAAGATATTCGAGTACAAGGCCCTGAGCCTTGCGTTAAAGCCGGGGATCATCATTCCCACGGGGAATTGTTCCAAGGGTCTGGGCGCGGGAAAGTTCGGCGCCTATGGCTATTTCATCACGACCCTCGATCTCAAGATGGTCCTGCTGCACCTCAATATCGGCTATATCAGGAACCAGAACCGCATTAATGAGCGCGAGGATATCTGGCACGCGTCACTTGCCGGTGAGTTCTGGGTCGTTAAAGACCGCTTTCGCCTTGTGGCGAACATCGGCCTTGACCGAAACAAGGACAAGAGATCAAGGATCCATGACGCCTATCTCCTGGGAGGAGGGATACTCACCGTATCCGACAGCTGCGATCTCGACCTCGGCTTCAAGTATTCAATCCAGTCGAAGCAATGGGAGTCGCCCGGACCCGATTATTCGATACTGGCAGGCGCCACCATATGGTTCGGCTATGTGCCTAAAAGCGGCGCCGAGGTCAATGTGAAAGAAGGAGAGAAATAA
- a CDS encoding 2'-5' RNA ligase family protein: MFGEADETIPSVPGDYGGWHRGRSDYAVWLIRLDGDGIQQTIEAARLHMADYLLPTYGRQGHITLFVCGFLAKRRDHDDDFTEEQFRDQARLLRHAGIMPFRIEVGAMQSFASAPFLEVSDPEGGIARVRDVLTRHCQEIARDAYIPHVTIGLYSGAFPRGIVEKRMASFHAAPRSVEVGHVTFATYGASRVGGPLTYRHEVELRGPLS, encoded by the coding sequence ATGTTCGGTGAGGCTGATGAAACGATCCCTTCCGTGCCGGGAGATTACGGCGGATGGCACCGGGGCCGCAGCGATTACGCGGTATGGCTGATTCGGCTTGACGGCGACGGGATACAGCAAACCATCGAAGCCGCCAGGCTGCACATGGCCGATTATCTGCTCCCGACCTATGGCAGGCAGGGACATATCACGCTTTTTGTATGCGGCTTTTTGGCGAAGCGGCGCGATCATGATGACGATTTCACGGAAGAGCAGTTCCGTGACCAGGCGCGCCTGCTGAGGCACGCCGGCATAATGCCGTTCCGCATCGAGGTCGGCGCCATGCAAAGCTTCGCTTCGGCTCCCTTCCTGGAAGTTTCCGACCCGGAAGGCGGGATCGCGCGGGTCCGGGACGTCTTGACCCGGCACTGCCAGGAAATCGCCCGTGACGCATATATCCCGCACGTAACCATCGGGCTCTATTCAGGGGCTTTTCCCCGCGGAATCGTTGAAAAAAGAATGGCGTCCTTTCATGCGGCGCCACGGAGCGTGGAAGTCGGCCATGTCACCTTTGCCACCTATGGGGCGAGTCGGGTGGGTGGGCCTCTCACCTATCGGCATGAAGTCGAGCTGAGAGGGCCATTGTCATGA
- a CDS encoding ABC transporter ATP-binding protein: MTMVRLENISSGYNGEVILHDIDLTINSGEIVGILGPNGSGKTTLLRTISRILAPCAGKVFFEDKDMAHYAIKELAKKIAVVSQDVEVEHMTVEEYVLLGRLPHYGSWQFFETGKDRDVAATYMNMTDIIQYRERQLDRISGGEKQLAHIAKALAQQPRLLLLDEPTSYLDITHQVKIMDLIRKLNRELGITILMVLHDLNIASEYSDRLVLMNNGAIVKTGDPDTVLTYQNIEEVYKTRVVVKKSPVSGKPHVMIVPGDMV, encoded by the coding sequence ATGACCATGGTCAGGCTTGAGAATATTTCAAGCGGTTACAACGGGGAGGTCATTCTCCATGATATCGATTTGACCATAAACAGCGGTGAAATTGTGGGAATCCTGGGCCCCAACGGATCGGGCAAGACGACGCTTCTGAGGACGATCAGCCGGATACTGGCGCCATGTGCGGGGAAGGTGTTTTTCGAAGATAAAGACATGGCCCATTACGCCATTAAAGAGCTGGCGAAAAAAATAGCGGTCGTGTCGCAGGATGTCGAGGTTGAGCACATGACCGTGGAGGAATACGTTCTTCTGGGCAGGCTTCCCCATTACGGGAGCTGGCAGTTTTTCGAGACCGGAAAGGACCGGGACGTGGCGGCCACCTATATGAACATGACCGATATCATTCAATACAGGGAGAGGCAGCTTGACAGGATCAGCGGCGGAGAGAAGCAGCTGGCCCATATCGCGAAGGCGCTGGCGCAGCAGCCGCGGCTCCTCCTCCTCGATGAGCCCACCTCATATCTTGACATCACGCACCAGGTGAAGATAATGGACCTCATTAGAAAGCTCAACAGGGAATTGGGCATTACGATACTGATGGTGCTCCACGATCTCAATATCGCCAGTGAGTACAGCGACAGGCTGGTCCTGATGAATAATGGCGCAATAGTCAAGACCGGCGACCCCGATACGGTTCTCACCTATCAGAACATCGAAGAAGTGTATAAAACCAGGGTCGTGGTGAAAAAAAGCCCCGTGTCGGGAAAACCCCATGTGATGATTGTCCCCGGTGATATGGTTTAG
- a CDS encoding iron ABC transporter permease, with product MERRTDKWILWTGALALALCSVTVVALCTGSAGISMGGIVQVLLEGRGSPEYSIIVDVRLPRIILGIVLGGALSVAGVLLQGLFRNPLVEPYTLGISGGAALGVCLNIVLGLQSLIGVVSYPLSGFSGAVIVIILVYFLSMKKGLLKINGILLTGVMISFIASSLIMLIMALSRTENLHGIVFWIMGSLEEPNTSLILLSSVVSLAGLGASCLFSLQLNAFAVGEEEAFHLGVNTERTKKYLFFIASVLTGVSVSVAGIIGFVGLAVPHFVRMFVGGDHRILIVCSYLAGASFLVLCDTIARGLVAPMELPVGVVTGIIGGMLFVYALNKKGGLRG from the coding sequence ATGGAAAGAAGGACCGATAAATGGATCCTGTGGACAGGAGCGCTGGCGCTGGCGCTCTGTTCAGTGACCGTGGTGGCGCTCTGCACCGGTTCGGCGGGAATATCGATGGGCGGGATCGTTCAGGTCCTGCTGGAGGGTAGGGGGAGCCCTGAATACTCCATAATCGTGGACGTGCGCCTGCCCCGCATAATTCTCGGAATCGTCCTCGGCGGCGCCCTGAGCGTCGCCGGCGTTCTGCTGCAGGGGCTTTTCCGCAATCCCCTTGTGGAGCCTTATACGCTGGGGATTTCCGGCGGCGCCGCCTTGGGTGTGTGCCTTAATATCGTTTTGGGACTCCAATCCCTGATAGGCGTCGTTTCGTATCCATTGTCCGGTTTTTCCGGCGCCGTCATCGTGATCATTCTCGTGTATTTTCTGAGCATGAAAAAGGGGCTTTTAAAAATAAACGGCATCCTATTGACGGGAGTTATGATAAGCTTCATCGCCTCCTCCCTTATAATGCTAATCATGGCTTTATCGCGTACGGAAAACCTCCACGGCATCGTCTTCTGGATAATGGGCTCCCTGGAAGAACCGAACACTTCCCTCATATTGCTCTCTTCGGTCGTATCGCTGGCGGGGCTTGGAGCCAGCTGCCTTTTCTCCCTGCAGCTCAACGCCTTTGCCGTCGGCGAAGAAGAGGCGTTCCATCTCGGCGTGAACACGGAAAGAACAAAGAAGTATCTTTTTTTCATTGCCTCGGTGTTAACGGGGGTGAGCGTTTCAGTGGCCGGCATCATAGGCTTTGTCGGCCTGGCGGTCCCTCATTTCGTGCGCATGTTCGTGGGGGGCGATCACCGGATTCTCATTGTCTGCTCCTATCTTGCCGGCGCTTCGTTTCTCGTGCTTTGCGATACCATAGCGCGCGGTCTTGTGGCGCCCATGGAGCTGCCGGTGGGAGTAGTAACAGGGATCATCGGCGGCATGCTTTTTGTGTACGCGTTGAATAAAAAAGGGGGCCTCCGGGGGTGA
- a CDS encoding ABC transporter substrate-binding protein translates to MVKKAAASFMLIALSINGYSEHHEKKRLKIVSLGPAITENLFLLGAGDNVAADTVYCTRPSAAKNREKIGNVTIVDVEKILSLKPDMVIATSLTNPEQIVKMRNLGIRVEVLRMPRSFNELCDQFMYMGRLVGREQYAKKIVDENRAGVEKIKERTKRLVKKKVFVQLGANPLFTSTRDSFVHDYIDFSGGVNVAGGSKTGFYSREKVISDDPQVILIVTMGITGERERNNWRRYATIDAVKNRRIYIIDSYGVCSPTPATFVRTLKEIAEYLHPDSKVKDGKKDR, encoded by the coding sequence ATGGTTAAGAAAGCGGCTGCTTCATTTATGCTGATCGCTCTATCTATAAACGGTTATTCCGAGCACCATGAAAAAAAGAGATTGAAAATAGTATCCCTCGGACCGGCCATAACCGAGAACCTTTTTCTGCTGGGAGCCGGGGACAATGTGGCCGCCGATACCGTGTATTGCACCAGGCCGAGTGCCGCGAAAAACAGGGAAAAGATCGGCAATGTAACCATTGTCGACGTGGAAAAAATCTTGTCTCTGAAGCCGGACATGGTCATTGCCACGTCCCTGACGAACCCGGAGCAGATCGTAAAAATGAGGAACCTGGGCATAAGGGTGGAGGTTCTGCGTATGCCCCGAAGCTTTAATGAACTCTGCGATCAGTTCATGTATATGGGGCGGCTTGTGGGAAGGGAGCAATACGCGAAAAAGATAGTGGATGAGAATCGCGCAGGGGTTGAAAAGATAAAGGAAAGAACCAAACGGCTTGTGAAGAAAAAAGTGTTCGTTCAGCTTGGGGCCAATCCCCTGTTTACGTCCACCAGGGATTCTTTCGTCCATGACTATATCGATTTTTCCGGCGGCGTCAATGTCGCCGGTGGTTCGAAAACAGGGTTCTATTCCAGGGAAAAAGTCATCAGCGACGATCCGCAGGTCATACTTATCGTCACCATGGGCATAACGGGTGAACGCGAAAGGAACAACTGGCGGCGATACGCGACGATTGACGCGGTAAAGAACAGAAGGATTTATATAATCGATTCCTACGGGGTCTGCAGCCCCACGCCCGCAACGTTTGTACGGACGCTGAAGGAAATCGCCGAATACCTCCACCCGGATAGCAAGGTGAAAGATGGAAAGAAGGACCGATAA
- a CDS encoding TonB-dependent receptor: MIKLASRLIFIALCVTMPATVLYPQQGAQKKDNPAGKKQEAEEQKKQEDEGKDADTAKKQGGGDITLKEIVVKGEQFIKKSPYTINVVNSNDIEKKGISRTADIIKMVPGVKMHEYDQGGVSNAISIRGFQSGVHGGDMGVYLDGIPLNEYYGHGGGYADPNILIPMELDKVLVYKGPSSALYGNFSRGGTIVYLTKKGGDYIHGNVKYGSWNTVDVQSAIGKTIISDKLTNNTAVQFYRTDGFQENSKQLYGNGSTRFTYRPTSDLEITLSLRAHGDEWNAPGYYSRTQWGMRKYGFKQRMFNILSLPVDINDFAQNDGGNRRQFTERLDINYAFNENVKILAWGFGLQTKWTRFNKSGSSTQTEQDYRIGKYGSGANANIDVPLYGDIKLKAILGYEFFSDSTVYRQYATFDRIRQNLSQKKYTTFQTHGLFLETEWSLSQYFTPVIGVRADLFAGNFKNAMYLQDMTSITNPVQLFIKSKERRQTIDPKDYTSVNPKFGFTSELVKDVLRFRANASNGFIMPPDTTIYQTWQHLSPSKIWQYEGGLTATYEKYLWADVTGYMIDVTNEAKEEPVGSGLYGNMGTTRRWGIESTIKIMPVKYLELDGTFTWMKSKVREIPLWGTRASTNYVNVGNMLTKGSPLPNIPEYKAGAEIIWSTPIGLGGGFAWNWLGPQYTDVYGTRTWAKALILYYLNSVYSMGLGEAGPIYKGFNTFDLYLTYTMESEKYPLTFRFDAKNILNTYYAGYTGNYNTWAPGAPRSFEGSVGMKF; this comes from the coding sequence ATGATCAAGTTGGCAAGTCGTTTGATATTCATCGCGCTCTGCGTGACGATGCCGGCGACGGTCCTTTACCCGCAGCAGGGGGCGCAAAAAAAGGATAATCCGGCCGGTAAAAAGCAGGAGGCCGAAGAGCAGAAAAAACAGGAAGATGAAGGAAAGGACGCCGATACCGCGAAAAAGCAGGGCGGCGGCGACATCACCCTGAAGGAGATCGTGGTCAAGGGCGAGCAGTTCATCAAGAAATCGCCCTACACCATCAATGTCGTCAATTCCAATGATATTGAAAAGAAGGGAATATCCCGCACGGCCGATATCATCAAGATGGTGCCGGGCGTGAAGATGCATGAATACGACCAGGGTGGGGTCTCCAACGCCATAAGCATACGCGGATTCCAGAGCGGCGTCCACGGCGGAGACATGGGGGTATACCTCGACGGCATTCCCCTGAATGAATACTACGGCCACGGCGGCGGATACGCGGACCCCAACATCCTGATACCGATGGAGCTCGACAAGGTCCTGGTGTACAAGGGCCCCTCGTCGGCCCTGTACGGCAACTTTTCCCGGGGTGGCACCATCGTGTACCTGACCAAAAAAGGCGGGGATTACATCCACGGGAACGTGAAATACGGCTCCTGGAACACGGTGGATGTCCAGAGCGCCATTGGAAAAACCATAATAAGCGACAAGCTGACGAACAACACGGCAGTCCAGTTCTACCGCACCGATGGCTTCCAGGAGAATTCAAAGCAGCTCTACGGCAACGGCTCCACGCGGTTCACCTACCGGCCGACCAGCGACCTGGAGATAACCCTCTCTCTAAGGGCCCACGGCGACGAGTGGAACGCCCCGGGATATTATTCGCGGACCCAGTGGGGGATGAGGAAATACGGCTTCAAGCAGCGCATGTTTAACATCCTCTCCCTTCCCGTTGACATCAATGATTTCGCACAGAATGACGGCGGCAACCGGAGGCAGTTCACGGAGCGCCTCGATATAAACTACGCGTTCAACGAAAATGTGAAAATACTGGCCTGGGGCTTCGGCCTCCAGACCAAGTGGACCCGGTTCAATAAAAGCGGATCCTCGACTCAAACAGAGCAGGACTACCGCATCGGCAAGTACGGGAGCGGCGCCAACGCAAACATTGACGTGCCCCTGTACGGTGACATTAAATTGAAGGCGATACTCGGCTATGAGTTTTTCAGCGACAGTACGGTGTACCGTCAGTATGCCACGTTTGACAGGATCAGGCAGAACCTGTCACAGAAAAAATACACCACCTTCCAGACCCACGGATTATTCCTGGAAACCGAATGGAGCCTGAGCCAGTACTTTACGCCGGTTATCGGCGTGCGGGCCGATCTTTTCGCGGGAAATTTCAAGAACGCCATGTACCTGCAAGACATGACGAGCATCACAAATCCCGTACAGCTCTTCATAAAATCAAAGGAGCGGCGCCAGACCATCGATCCGAAAGATTACACCTCGGTGAATCCCAAGTTCGGCTTCACATCGGAATTGGTCAAGGACGTGCTCAGATTCAGGGCCAACGCGAGCAACGGCTTCATCATGCCGCCGGACACCACCATCTACCAGACCTGGCAGCACCTGTCGCCGTCGAAGATCTGGCAGTATGAAGGGGGCCTCACCGCCACCTACGAGAAATACCTCTGGGCCGACGTAACGGGCTACATGATCGACGTCACCAACGAGGCAAAGGAAGAGCCGGTGGGATCGGGACTGTACGGCAACATGGGAACGACACGCCGCTGGGGCATTGAATCAACCATCAAGATCATGCCGGTGAAGTACCTTGAACTGGACGGCACTTTCACCTGGATGAAGAGCAAGGTGCGGGAGATACCGCTCTGGGGCACCAGGGCCTCGACGAATTATGTCAATGTCGGCAACATGCTCACCAAGGGCTCGCCCCTTCCCAACATCCCGGAATACAAGGCCGGGGCCGAGATCATCTGGAGCACCCCCATCGGGCTTGGGGGCGGTTTCGCGTGGAACTGGCTGGGACCGCAGTATACGGATGTGTACGGCACAAGGACATGGGCCAAGGCCCTCATCCTCTACTATCTCAACAGCGTCTACTCCATGGGGCTGGGTGAAGCAGGCCCGATTTATAAGGGATTTAATACCTTCGACCTCTACCTGACCTACACCATGGAGTCGGAGAAGTACCCCCTCACGTTCAGATTTGACGCGAAGAATATCCTGAATACGTATTATGCCGGATACACAGGCAATTACAATACCTGGGCGCCGGGGGCGCCCCGTTCCTTTGAGGGATCGGTGGGAATGAAGTTTTAG
- a CDS encoding DUF4198 domain-containing protein, which translates to MTIKRTTMIKTAALMLATALPVALSAHDMWFEMKDFNVAKGSALECAYPSDHTFPSSNKEFVPADRTAPSYLIAPSGAVIPVAAVGNNLNRSSRKLAQAGSYLAVSGKKWTHWVKTTDGHVEGKNKTQVKNAVKGIYSGKFCKAIITVEKPGGTVFSKVVGQDLEIIPIKDPGTLKKGDILPIKVLLKGKPAEMEVKATYDGYSSKSNVFAVTIKTNKQGMGEIKIGKKGKWLIQTGCKETPADTRLYDEKMYAATLTFQIK; encoded by the coding sequence ATGACAATAAAAAGAACAACGATGATTAAAACAGCGGCGCTGATGCTGGCTACCGCCCTGCCGGTGGCGTTGAGCGCCCACGACATGTGGTTCGAGATGAAGGATTTCAATGTCGCGAAGGGATCGGCCCTGGAGTGCGCCTATCCGTCGGATCACACGTTCCCGTCATCAAACAAGGAATTCGTTCCTGCCGACAGGACGGCACCGAGCTATCTTATCGCCCCCTCGGGAGCCGTTATACCCGTTGCGGCGGTCGGCAACAACCTGAACCGGAGCTCCCGGAAGCTGGCCCAGGCCGGATCGTACCTGGCCGTGTCGGGTAAAAAGTGGACCCACTGGGTCAAGACCACAGACGGCCATGTGGAGGGTAAGAACAAGACCCAGGTAAAGAACGCCGTAAAGGGAATTTACAGCGGGAAGTTTTGCAAGGCCATAATCACCGTGGAAAAGCCGGGGGGCACCGTGTTCTCGAAAGTTGTCGGCCAGGACCTCGAAATCATCCCCATCAAGGACCCGGGGACCCTGAAAAAAGGGGACATCCTGCCGATCAAGGTGCTGCTCAAGGGCAAACCGGCGGAGATGGAGGTAAAAGCAACCTATGATGGCTACTCATCGAAAAGCAATGTCTTTGCCGTAACGATAAAAACGAACAAGCAGGGAATGGGAGAAATAAAAATCGGCAAGAAGGGGAAATGGCTGATACAAACCGGCTGCAAGGAAACACCGGCCGATACGCGCCTCTATGACGAAAAGATGTACGCGGCGACCCTGACGTTTCAAATAAAATAA
- the nikR gene encoding nickel-responsive transcriptional regulator NikR, whose product MKSLIRFGVSIEEKLLTRFDELIESKGYVNRSEAIRDLIRDRLVSEDLSDKNAESIGTLTLIYSHDVRELSDKLNEIQHHNHRIIVSTTHIHLDEHNCLEVLILRGKTKQIQAIADKLLSIKNVRHGKLTCTTTG is encoded by the coding sequence ATGAAATCATTGATCCGTTTTGGCGTATCGATTGAAGAGAAGCTGCTGACGCGATTCGACGAGCTCATCGAATCGAAGGGGTATGTCAACCGTTCGGAGGCGATCCGCGACCTTATCCGCGACCGGCTGGTTTCGGAGGATCTCTCCGACAAGAACGCCGAGTCCATCGGCACCCTCACCCTGATCTACAGCCATGACGTGAGGGAGCTCTCGGACAAGCTGAACGAGATCCAGCACCACAACCACCGCATCATCGTGTCCACGACCCATATACACCTGGACGAGCACAACTGCCTGGAAGTCCTCATCCTCCGGGGAAAGACGAAGCAGATCCAGGCCATTGCCGACAAGCTCCTGTCGATCAAGAACGTGCGCCACGGCAAGCTGACCTGCACCACGACGGGGTAA